Proteins from a single region of Dysosmobacter acutus:
- a CDS encoding sulfatase, whose protein sequence is MKAIMIMFDSLNRGMLPPYGGTDIIAPNFERLAKHAATFDNFYAGSLPCMPARREIHTGRYNFLHRGWGPIELYDDSMPELLKKSGVYTHLVSDHWHYWEQGGSDYQTKYNSFEYARGKEGDPWKARVEWETPPHLYGRTDNCGRQEYINRHYMPREEDISIAQNFKHGLEFLDDNHSADNWFLQIEEFDPHEPYYVPDRFMELYEKEYHGRAFDWPQYHQVGFAGETEEEILHGIRKYYATVSMCDHYLGQVLDRMDQYGLWDDTMLIVNTDHGFLLTEHNWWGKICEPHYDELVHTPFFLWDPRSGARGVRRTALCQTIDIAPTLLEYFGVERPGDMLGIPLKETAASDKKIRDYALFGMHGFHVNVTDGRYVYMRAPLREQVDQLYDYLQTPTSYPGSITLEKMRKAEFVPPMSFTKGTPLIRLPGNAMGMISDDPESLYGPDGLYEGGNLLFDLETDPKQMHPYHDDAIEQRLAQAMADLMRQNDAPAEQYVRLGLEHK, encoded by the coding sequence CTGAACCGCGGCATGCTGCCGCCTTACGGCGGAACCGATATCATCGCTCCCAACTTTGAGCGTCTTGCAAAACATGCGGCCACTTTCGACAACTTTTATGCCGGAAGCCTGCCCTGCATGCCTGCCCGGCGGGAAATCCACACCGGCCGTTACAACTTCCTGCACCGGGGCTGGGGCCCAATCGAGCTCTACGACGACTCCATGCCGGAGCTGCTGAAAAAGAGCGGGGTTTACACCCACCTGGTCTCCGACCACTGGCACTACTGGGAGCAGGGCGGAAGCGACTACCAGACCAAATACAACTCCTTTGAGTATGCCCGGGGCAAGGAGGGCGATCCCTGGAAGGCCCGCGTGGAGTGGGAGACGCCTCCCCATCTCTACGGCCGGACCGACAACTGCGGCCGCCAGGAGTACATCAACCGCCACTATATGCCTCGGGAGGAGGACATCTCCATTGCCCAGAATTTTAAGCACGGCCTGGAATTTTTAGACGACAACCACAGCGCCGACAACTGGTTCCTCCAGATTGAGGAGTTTGACCCCCACGAGCCCTATTATGTTCCGGACCGCTTTATGGAGCTCTATGAAAAGGAGTACCACGGCCGCGCCTTCGACTGGCCCCAGTATCATCAGGTGGGCTTTGCCGGGGAGACGGAGGAGGAGATCCTCCACGGCATCCGCAAGTACTATGCCACCGTCAGCATGTGCGACCACTACCTGGGCCAGGTTCTGGACCGGATGGACCAGTACGGCCTGTGGGACGACACCATGCTGATCGTCAATACGGACCACGGCTTTCTGCTCACCGAGCACAACTGGTGGGGCAAGATCTGCGAGCCCCACTACGACGAGCTGGTCCACACGCCCTTCTTCCTGTGGGACCCCCGCAGCGGGGCTCGGGGCGTGAGGCGGACAGCGCTGTGCCAGACCATCGACATCGCCCCCACGCTGCTGGAGTATTTCGGCGTGGAGCGCCCTGGGGACATGCTGGGAATCCCGCTGAAGGAGACGGCGGCCTCGGACAAAAAAATCCGGGACTACGCCCTGTTCGGCATGCACGGGTTCCATGTCAACGTCACCGACGGCCGGTATGTCTACATGCGTGCCCCGCTGAGGGAGCAGGTGGATCAGCTTTACGACTATCTCCAGACGCCGACCAGCTATCCGGGCAGCATCACTCTGGAAAAAATGCGCAAGGCCGAGTTCGTGCCGCCCATGTCCTTTACCAAGGGTACGCCCCTCATTCGCCTGCCAGGCAACGCCATGGGCATGATCTCCGACGATCCGGAGTCTCTCTACGGTCCCGACGGACTCTACGAAGGAGGAAACCTGCTCTTTGATCTGGAGACAGACCCCAAGCAGATGCATCCCTATCATGACGACGCAATCGAGCAGCGTCTGGCCCAGGCCATGGCCGATCTGATGCGTCAAAACGACGCGCCGGCGGAGCAGTATGTCCGCCTGGGGCTGGAACACAAGTGA
- a CDS encoding helix-turn-helix domain-containing protein, which translates to MTVGERITQHRKNQQLSQESLGEALGVSRQAISKWESDATLPEVEKLVAMSRLFHVPVGVLLGVEEAQPEEPSQLDERQLAMVEEIVSRYLNVREGAQKSQTARQNRKQGLFALAVLMLACAVLLGAYRNLKWKIDGMGDEFRENIERVKSSVEIQMDSLAGRVEDILRAQNQLTAVYAVEREAVDVGADTITFRLSATPKTFEPGMKATFVAESSGTTEQAAQGEGPDFSAELTCPLSDSIALSVCFQRGETLETQLLEVVTGAERGTMLYCSSASYDRERPGGVPEGGLFCIGRNEVGASFSLYDPAYSDAVYAQGAEIGYFVNSKPAFTMEAGPAVTFSSGGDDFEVILPETCFPVEEGDIIVLGAVATDNFSRQFRWAPWACQVKEGELRVVEPPAEWAQ; encoded by the coding sequence ATGACAGTAGGAGAACGGATCACACAGCATAGAAAAAATCAGCAGCTGTCCCAGGAATCGCTTGGAGAAGCCCTTGGCGTGTCCCGTCAGGCCATCTCCAAATGGGAGTCGGACGCCACGCTGCCGGAGGTGGAAAAATTAGTGGCCATGAGCCGCCTGTTCCATGTGCCGGTAGGCGTTTTGTTAGGCGTGGAGGAGGCGCAGCCCGAGGAGCCTTCCCAGTTGGACGAGCGGCAGCTTGCCATGGTGGAGGAGATCGTCTCCCGTTACTTAAACGTCCGTGAGGGAGCGCAGAAGAGCCAAACGGCCCGGCAAAACCGGAAGCAGGGGCTGTTTGCGCTTGCGGTTCTCATGCTGGCGTGTGCCGTGCTGTTGGGCGCCTATCGAAATCTCAAGTGGAAAATCGACGGCATGGGCGACGAGTTTCGCGAGAACATAGAGCGTGTCAAGTCCTCGGTGGAAATTCAGATGGACTCCCTCGCCGGGCGGGTGGAGGATATCCTGAGGGCACAGAATCAACTGACCGCGGTCTACGCGGTGGAGCGGGAAGCGGTGGATGTGGGAGCGGATACCATCACCTTCCGCCTGTCCGCCACCCCAAAGACCTTTGAGCCGGGAATGAAGGCCACGTTTGTGGCGGAGAGCAGCGGGACCACAGAGCAGGCGGCGCAGGGTGAGGGGCCCGACTTTTCCGCGGAGCTCACCTGTCCCCTGTCCGACAGCATTGCCCTGTCCGTCTGCTTTCAAAGGGGTGAGACGCTGGAGACCCAGCTGTTGGAGGTGGTCACTGGCGCTGAGCGGGGAACTATGCTTTATTGTAGCAGCGCAAGCTATGATCGGGAAAGGCCGGGAGGAGTCCCGGAAGGAGGTCTTTTCTGCATTGGACGAAATGAGGTGGGTGCCTCCTTTTCCCTCTATGACCCCGCCTATTCGGATGCGGTTTACGCCCAAGGTGCGGAAATCGGCTACTTTGTCAACAGCAAACCGGCTTTTACAATGGAGGCTGGCCCGGCTGTTACCTTTTCAAGCGGCGGCGATGACTTTGAAGTCATATTGCCGGAGACCTGCTTCCCCGTGGAGGAGGGGGACATCATTGTATTGGGGGCGGTGGCCACCGACAACTTCAGCCGCCAGTTCCGCTGGGCGCCTTGGGCCTGCCAGGTAAAGGAGGGAGAGCTGAGGGTTGTGGAACCCCCGGCGGAGTGGGCGCAATAG
- a CDS encoding QueT transporter family protein, producing MSKSRFTVQQITFAAVVAAAYAVLSYFAALFSVAYGPIQCRFSEALCVLPFFFPAATPGLFIGCLIANLLSPYGALDIIFGSLATLLAAVLTSRCRQKWLAPLPPVLCNALIVGAVIAFQQTSGGGSFAAAFLYNAATVGLGELISCYVLGSALLGVLPRIHGLAPYMRPQGQK from the coding sequence ATGTCCAAATCCAGATTTACCGTCCAGCAGATCACCTTTGCCGCCGTGGTGGCGGCCGCCTATGCGGTGCTGTCCTACTTTGCCGCCCTGTTCAGCGTGGCTTACGGCCCCATCCAGTGCCGCTTTTCCGAGGCGCTGTGCGTCCTCCCCTTCTTCTTTCCCGCCGCCACGCCTGGCCTTTTCATCGGCTGCCTCATTGCCAATCTCCTGAGCCCCTATGGCGCCCTGGACATCATTTTTGGATCCCTCGCCACGCTGCTGGCCGCGGTGCTCACCTCCAGGTGCAGGCAAAAGTGGCTGGCTCCCCTGCCGCCGGTGCTGTGCAACGCCCTCATTGTGGGCGCCGTCATCGCCTTTCAGCAGACCTCCGGCGGCGGCTCTTTCGCGGCCGCGTTCCTCTACAACGCAGCCACCGTGGGCCTTGGGGAGCTGATCTCCTGCTATGTGCTGGGCTCGGCGCTCTTAGGCGTGCTGCCCCGCATCCACGGCCTTGCGCCCTATATGCGGCCACAGGGACAGAAGTAG
- a CDS encoding anti-sigma factor family protein gives MKYCEDYAAPISAYIDDELTPEEQSALLTHLKDCPGCRAYLAQLYAIRDGLPTLDETQTPEGLADSVMATIRSQQVRRRARSRKLRTMVPLAACLAFLIVLGGTKGLFSGLEGASGNSAGGGETALLSESSGELSGDAFVAQGSSSEGSSQQDTAAGSGGSSSKSFGMSSPEDIPPNYESSAPKNPAGSEDQGVVAPTSLPDAAAYSNPGDGVSYFTQVYLTTLQAGTLLEGYSGEDYSDGAIVGVAYTLTEAEYDGLAGQLPELISPVDAGRRQSGDYALVVVTEN, from the coding sequence ATGAAATACTGTGAAGACTATGCAGCTCCCATCAGCGCGTATATAGATGATGAGCTGACGCCGGAGGAACAATCCGCGCTTTTGACCCATTTGAAAGACTGCCCCGGCTGCCGCGCCTATCTTGCACAGCTGTACGCCATCCGGGACGGCCTCCCCACGCTGGATGAGACGCAGACGCCCGAAGGTCTGGCCGACTCTGTCATGGCCACCATCCGCTCCCAACAGGTCCGCCGCAGGGCCCGCTCCCGGAAGCTGCGGACTATGGTGCCGCTGGCGGCCTGCCTGGCATTTCTCATTGTCCTGGGCGGTACGAAGGGGCTGTTTTCCGGCCTGGAAGGGGCTTCCGGAAACTCTGCCGGCGGCGGAGAGACCGCGCTTCTCTCCGAGTCCTCCGGGGAGTTGAGCGGCGATGCCTTCGTGGCCCAGGGCAGCTCCTCCGAGGGGAGCTCCCAACAGGACACCGCCGCGGGAAGCGGCGGCTCCTCCTCCAAAAGTTTCGGCATGTCCTCTCCGGAGGATATCCCCCCGAATTATGAATCCTCCGCGCCGAAGAATCCGGCAGGCTCTGAAGACCAGGGGGTTGTGGCGCCCACCAGCCTCCCCGACGCCGCAGCCTACTCCAATCCTGGGGACGGAGTCTCCTACTTCACCCAGGTCTATCTCACCACCCTCCAGGCCGGCACGCTGTTGGAGGGCTATAGCGGAGAGGACTACAGCGACGGTGCGATCGTCGGTGTGGCTTACACTCTGACGGAGGCGGAGTACGACGGTCTGGCCGGACAGCTTCCGGAGCTGATCTCCCCGGTGGACGCGGGGCGCCGGCAGAGCGGGGACTACGCTCTGGTGGTTGTCACGGAAAACTGA
- a CDS encoding RNA polymerase sigma factor, whose product MTEAELILAAQQGDDDAFESLVRLYEKKVYALALRMCGNPDDAAEVAQEAFLSAWQGLKFFRRESTFSTWLYRLTSNASIDLLRKQKRPALSLEDEELNIDLPDCAPTPEEALERSALREEIERGLLSLSDDHRQVLVLREMHQLSYSEIADTLDVDVGTVKSRISRGRKHLRKVLLERGNFFAPQPSKEIEKEGCK is encoded by the coding sequence ATGACGGAAGCTGAATTGATCCTGGCCGCCCAGCAGGGGGACGATGATGCCTTTGAATCGCTGGTGCGGCTGTATGAAAAAAAAGTCTATGCTCTGGCGCTGCGGATGTGCGGCAACCCCGACGACGCGGCCGAGGTTGCCCAGGAGGCCTTCCTCTCCGCCTGGCAGGGACTGAAGTTTTTTCGCCGGGAATCCACCTTTTCCACCTGGCTCTACCGCTTGACCTCCAACGCCTCCATCGACCTTCTTCGCAAGCAGAAGCGCCCTGCCCTCTCCCTTGAGGATGAGGAGCTGAACATCGACCTGCCGGACTGCGCCCCCACTCCGGAGGAGGCCTTGGAGCGCTCCGCGCTGCGGGAGGAGATTGAGCGGGGCCTTCTGTCCCTCTCCGACGACCATCGTCAGGTGCTGGTGCTGCGGGAGATGCATCAGCTTTCCTACAGCGAGATCGCCGACACGCTGGACGTGGACGTGGGCACGGTCAAATCCCGGATCAGCCGGGGCCGGAAGCACCTGCGCAAGGTTTTGCTGGAGCGCGGGAACTTTTTCGCGCCCCAGCCGTCCAAAGAGATAGAAAAGGAGGGCTGCAAATGA
- the dusB gene encoding tRNA dihydrouridine synthase DusB has translation MKISDVEVPSRLALAPMAGVTDVAFRQICRELGAGLTCTELVSSKALCYQDKKTRLLLELSPGEHPAAAQIFGSDPVCMAEAAQIAAEVSGADFIDINMGCPVGKVVSSGDGSALMRDPEKAARLAEAVVRASPVPVTVKMRRGWDKGSINAVELSMMLEQAGVSAVAVHGRTRTQMYSGTADWTTIRAVKESVSIPVIANGDIWSAEDAVRILRFTGADMAMIGRGSFGNPWLFQQAQAALEGKDIPPLPPLSERVDTAVRQFELAAASKGEKVAVLEARRHYCWYLKGVSHSNYYKEQIVQMNTLEDVYRVTKGIKRDLT, from the coding sequence ATGAAAATTTCAGATGTGGAAGTTCCCTCCCGCCTGGCCCTTGCGCCCATGGCCGGCGTGACGGACGTTGCCTTCCGGCAGATCTGCCGGGAGTTGGGCGCGGGCCTTACCTGTACGGAGTTGGTCAGCTCCAAGGCCCTGTGCTATCAGGACAAAAAGACCAGGCTCCTGCTGGAGCTCTCCCCCGGCGAACATCCGGCGGCGGCCCAGATCTTCGGCAGTGACCCGGTCTGCATGGCGGAGGCCGCCCAGATCGCGGCGGAGGTCTCCGGCGCCGATTTCATTGACATCAATATGGGCTGCCCGGTGGGCAAGGTGGTTTCCTCCGGCGACGGCAGCGCCCTGATGCGCGACCCGGAAAAGGCCGCGCGCCTGGCCGAGGCCGTGGTCAGGGCCAGCCCCGTTCCGGTTACGGTGAAGATGCGCCGGGGCTGGGACAAGGGCAGCATCAACGCCGTGGAGCTCTCCATGATGCTGGAGCAGGCGGGCGTATCCGCCGTCGCCGTCCACGGACGCACCCGGACGCAGATGTACAGCGGGACCGCCGACTGGACCACCATCCGGGCGGTAAAGGAGTCTGTGTCCATTCCGGTGATCGCCAACGGCGACATCTGGAGCGCAGAGGACGCGGTGCGCATCCTCCGCTTCACCGGAGCGGACATGGCCATGATCGGCCGGGGCTCCTTTGGAAACCCTTGGCTCTTCCAGCAGGCGCAGGCCGCCCTGGAGGGAAAGGATATACCGCCTCTTCCGCCGCTTTCAGAGCGGGTGGACACCGCCGTGCGGCAGTTTGAGCTGGCCGCCGCCTCCAAAGGCGAGAAGGTGGCGGTTCTGGAGGCCCGCCGCCACTACTGCTGGTATTTAAAGGGCGTGTCCCATTCCAACTACTATAAGGAGCAAATCGTGCAGATGAACACCTTAGAAGACGTGTATCGCGTCACAAAGGGCATCAAGAGGGATTTGACATGA